A genomic region of Ictidomys tridecemlineatus isolate mIctTri1 chromosome 10, mIctTri1.hap1, whole genome shotgun sequence contains the following coding sequences:
- the Znf205 gene encoding transcriptional repressor RHIT isoform X3, which yields MSADGGSIQAAENKERAQEVLGHVHSCQEMLSGLEKKIPHIKTEPEEVHSEGTSQEDRAPGAQDWVPLSPGPKEKALFLPGGALPSRIPMLSHEGRTRDRQMAAALLTAWSQMPVTFEDVALYLSREEWGRLDHTQQNFYRDVLQKRNGLALGTLEVGKEVPTAPMGALGDVKPLPTKTRRAPGGVLQWGQQGASGQNALSARDAEQLAPLEARESNPAPPVKALEGHDPEKPNKDEKGATDSGEEGLAPDGDLGKKTYKCEQCGKSFSWHSHLVTHRRTHTGEKPYACTDCGKRFGRSSHLIQHQIIHTGEKPYTCPSCWKSFSHHSTLIQHQRIHTGEKPYVCDRCAKRFTRRSDLVTHQGTHTGAKPHKCPICGKCFTQSSALVTHQRTHTGVKPYPCPECGKCFSQRSNLIAHNRTHTGEKPYHCLDCGKSFSHSSHLTAHQRTHRGVRPYSCPLCGKSFSRRSNLHRHEKIHTTGPKALAMLMLGAAAAGALAAPPPAPT from the exons ATGTCTGCAGATGGTGGAAGCATCCAGGCTGCTGAGAACAAGGAGAGAGCCCAGGAG GTTCTAGGTCATGTGCATTCCTGTCAAGAAATGCTCTCTGGACTGGAGAAGAAGATACCACACATTAAGACAGAGCCGGAAGAGGTGCACTCTGAGGGGACCTCACAGGAGGACAGGGCTCCAGGTGCACAGGATTGGGTGCCTCTAAGTCCTGGCCCTAAGGAGAAAGCTCTCTTCTTGCCTGGGGGAG CCCTTCCTTCTCGGATCCCCATGCTTTCCCATGAGGGGAGGACCCGAGATCGGCAGATGGCCGCAGCGCTCCTCACTGCCTGGTCCCAG ATGCCAGTGACCTTTGAAGATGTGGCTCTGTACCTCTCCCGGGAGGAGTGGGGACGTCTGGACCACACCCAGCAGAACTTCTATAGGGACGTGCTACAGAAGAGAAATGGGCTGGCCTTGG gaaccttggaggtggggaaggaggtGCCAACTGCACCCATGGGAGCCCTAGGGGATGTGAAGCCCTTGCCAACCAAAACCCGGCGGGCCCCAGGGGGTGTCCTGCAGTGGGGGCAGCAGGGAGCCAGTGGTCAGAACGCTCTGTCAGCCAGAGATGCAGAACAGCTGGCTCCTCTGGAAGCAAGAGAGTCAAATCCAGCCCCTCCTGTGAAGGCACTGGAGGGCCATGACCCAGAAAAACCCAACAAGGACGAGAAGGGTGCCACAGACAGCGGTGAGGAGGGCCTGGCCCCTGATGGTGATCTAGGCAAGAAGACCTACAAGTGCGAGCAGTGTGGCAAGAGCTTCAGCTGGCATTCGCACCTGGTGACACACCGGCGCACGCACACGGGTGAGAAGCCCTACGCCTGTACGGACTGTGGCAAGCGCTTCGGCCGCAGCTCGCATCTCATCCAGCACCAGATCATCCACACCGGTGAGAAGCCCTACACCTGCCCCTCGTGCTGGAAGAGCTTCAGCCACCACTCGACACTGATCCAACACCAGCGCATCCACACTGGTGAGAAGCCCTACGTGTGTGACCGCTGTGCCAAGCGCTTCACGCGCCGCTCGGACCTGGTCACACATCAGGGCACCCACACTGGTGCCAAGCCGCACAAGTGCCCCATCTGCGGCAAGTGCTTCACACAGAGCTCAGCCCTGGTCACCCACCAGCGTACCCACACTGGCGTCAAGCCCTACCCTTGCCCAGAGTGTGGCAAGTGTTTTAGCCAGCGCTCCAACCTCATCGCACACAACCGCACGCATACAGGCGAGAAGCCCTACCACTGCCTCGACTGCGGCAAGAGCTTCAGCCACAGCTCTCACCTCACTGCCCACCAGCGCACCCACCGCGGTGTGCGGCCCTACTCCTGCCCACTCTGCGGCAAGAGCTTCAGCCGGCGCTCCAATCTCCACCGGCATGAGAAGATCCACACCACTGGTCCCAAGGCCCTGGCTATGCTGATGCTGGGAGCTGCAGCTGCTGGGGCTCTGGCTGCACCCCCACCTGCTCCCACCTAG
- the Znf205 gene encoding transcriptional repressor RHIT isoform X2, translating into MSADGGSIQAAENKERAQEVLGHVHSCQEMLSGLEKKIPHIKTEPEEVHSEGTSQEDRAPALPSRIPMLSHEGRTRDRQMAAALLTAWSQMPVTFEDVALYLSREEWGRLDHTQQNFYRDVLQKRNGLALGFPFSRPLWAPQVQGKGEAASSSRQTGAEKEEKRGPGSGTLEVGKEVPTAPMGALGDVKPLPTKTRRAPGGVLQWGQQGASGQNALSARDAEQLAPLEARESNPAPPVKALEGHDPEKPNKDEKGATDSGEEGLAPDGDLGKKTYKCEQCGKSFSWHSHLVTHRRTHTGEKPYACTDCGKRFGRSSHLIQHQIIHTGEKPYTCPSCWKSFSHHSTLIQHQRIHTGEKPYVCDRCAKRFTRRSDLVTHQGTHTGAKPHKCPICGKCFTQSSALVTHQRTHTGVKPYPCPECGKCFSQRSNLIAHNRTHTGEKPYHCLDCGKSFSHSSHLTAHQRTHRGVRPYSCPLCGKSFSRRSNLHRHEKIHTTGPKALAMLMLGAAAAGALAAPPPAPT; encoded by the exons ATGTCTGCAGATGGTGGAAGCATCCAGGCTGCTGAGAACAAGGAGAGAGCCCAGGAG GTTCTAGGTCATGTGCATTCCTGTCAAGAAATGCTCTCTGGACTGGAGAAGAAGATACCACACATTAAGACAGAGCCGGAAGAGGTGCACTCTGAGGGGACCTCACAGGAGGACAGGGCTCCAG CCCTTCCTTCTCGGATCCCCATGCTTTCCCATGAGGGGAGGACCCGAGATCGGCAGATGGCCGCAGCGCTCCTCACTGCCTGGTCCCAG ATGCCAGTGACCTTTGAAGATGTGGCTCTGTACCTCTCCCGGGAGGAGTGGGGACGTCTGGACCACACCCAGCAGAACTTCTATAGGGACGTGCTACAGAAGAGAAATGGGCTGGCCTTGG GGTTTCCCTTCAGCAGGCCTCTCTGGGCCCCCCAAGTGCAGGGAAAGGGCGAGGCTGCCAGCTCCAGCCGGCAGACGGGAgctgagaaggaagagaagagaggccCTGGTTCAG gaaccttggaggtggggaaggaggtGCCAACTGCACCCATGGGAGCCCTAGGGGATGTGAAGCCCTTGCCAACCAAAACCCGGCGGGCCCCAGGGGGTGTCCTGCAGTGGGGGCAGCAGGGAGCCAGTGGTCAGAACGCTCTGTCAGCCAGAGATGCAGAACAGCTGGCTCCTCTGGAAGCAAGAGAGTCAAATCCAGCCCCTCCTGTGAAGGCACTGGAGGGCCATGACCCAGAAAAACCCAACAAGGACGAGAAGGGTGCCACAGACAGCGGTGAGGAGGGCCTGGCCCCTGATGGTGATCTAGGCAAGAAGACCTACAAGTGCGAGCAGTGTGGCAAGAGCTTCAGCTGGCATTCGCACCTGGTGACACACCGGCGCACGCACACGGGTGAGAAGCCCTACGCCTGTACGGACTGTGGCAAGCGCTTCGGCCGCAGCTCGCATCTCATCCAGCACCAGATCATCCACACCGGTGAGAAGCCCTACACCTGCCCCTCGTGCTGGAAGAGCTTCAGCCACCACTCGACACTGATCCAACACCAGCGCATCCACACTGGTGAGAAGCCCTACGTGTGTGACCGCTGTGCCAAGCGCTTCACGCGCCGCTCGGACCTGGTCACACATCAGGGCACCCACACTGGTGCCAAGCCGCACAAGTGCCCCATCTGCGGCAAGTGCTTCACACAGAGCTCAGCCCTGGTCACCCACCAGCGTACCCACACTGGCGTCAAGCCCTACCCTTGCCCAGAGTGTGGCAAGTGTTTTAGCCAGCGCTCCAACCTCATCGCACACAACCGCACGCATACAGGCGAGAAGCCCTACCACTGCCTCGACTGCGGCAAGAGCTTCAGCCACAGCTCTCACCTCACTGCCCACCAGCGCACCCACCGCGGTGTGCGGCCCTACTCCTGCCCACTCTGCGGCAAGAGCTTCAGCCGGCGCTCCAATCTCCACCGGCATGAGAAGATCCACACCACTGGTCCCAAGGCCCTGGCTATGCTGATGCTGGGAGCTGCAGCTGCTGGGGCTCTGGCTGCACCCCCACCTGCTCCCACCTAG
- the Znf205 gene encoding transcriptional repressor RHIT isoform X1, producing MSADGGSIQAAENKERAQEVLGHVHSCQEMLSGLEKKIPHIKTEPEEVHSEGTSQEDRAPGAQDWVPLSPGPKEKALFLPGGALPSRIPMLSHEGRTRDRQMAAALLTAWSQMPVTFEDVALYLSREEWGRLDHTQQNFYRDVLQKRNGLALGFPFSRPLWAPQVQGKGEAASSSRQTGAEKEEKRGPGSGTLEVGKEVPTAPMGALGDVKPLPTKTRRAPGGVLQWGQQGASGQNALSARDAEQLAPLEARESNPAPPVKALEGHDPEKPNKDEKGATDSGEEGLAPDGDLGKKTYKCEQCGKSFSWHSHLVTHRRTHTGEKPYACTDCGKRFGRSSHLIQHQIIHTGEKPYTCPSCWKSFSHHSTLIQHQRIHTGEKPYVCDRCAKRFTRRSDLVTHQGTHTGAKPHKCPICGKCFTQSSALVTHQRTHTGVKPYPCPECGKCFSQRSNLIAHNRTHTGEKPYHCLDCGKSFSHSSHLTAHQRTHRGVRPYSCPLCGKSFSRRSNLHRHEKIHTTGPKALAMLMLGAAAAGALAAPPPAPT from the exons ATGTCTGCAGATGGTGGAAGCATCCAGGCTGCTGAGAACAAGGAGAGAGCCCAGGAG GTTCTAGGTCATGTGCATTCCTGTCAAGAAATGCTCTCTGGACTGGAGAAGAAGATACCACACATTAAGACAGAGCCGGAAGAGGTGCACTCTGAGGGGACCTCACAGGAGGACAGGGCTCCAGGTGCACAGGATTGGGTGCCTCTAAGTCCTGGCCCTAAGGAGAAAGCTCTCTTCTTGCCTGGGGGAG CCCTTCCTTCTCGGATCCCCATGCTTTCCCATGAGGGGAGGACCCGAGATCGGCAGATGGCCGCAGCGCTCCTCACTGCCTGGTCCCAG ATGCCAGTGACCTTTGAAGATGTGGCTCTGTACCTCTCCCGGGAGGAGTGGGGACGTCTGGACCACACCCAGCAGAACTTCTATAGGGACGTGCTACAGAAGAGAAATGGGCTGGCCTTGG GGTTTCCCTTCAGCAGGCCTCTCTGGGCCCCCCAAGTGCAGGGAAAGGGCGAGGCTGCCAGCTCCAGCCGGCAGACGGGAgctgagaaggaagagaagagaggccCTGGTTCAG gaaccttggaggtggggaaggaggtGCCAACTGCACCCATGGGAGCCCTAGGGGATGTGAAGCCCTTGCCAACCAAAACCCGGCGGGCCCCAGGGGGTGTCCTGCAGTGGGGGCAGCAGGGAGCCAGTGGTCAGAACGCTCTGTCAGCCAGAGATGCAGAACAGCTGGCTCCTCTGGAAGCAAGAGAGTCAAATCCAGCCCCTCCTGTGAAGGCACTGGAGGGCCATGACCCAGAAAAACCCAACAAGGACGAGAAGGGTGCCACAGACAGCGGTGAGGAGGGCCTGGCCCCTGATGGTGATCTAGGCAAGAAGACCTACAAGTGCGAGCAGTGTGGCAAGAGCTTCAGCTGGCATTCGCACCTGGTGACACACCGGCGCACGCACACGGGTGAGAAGCCCTACGCCTGTACGGACTGTGGCAAGCGCTTCGGCCGCAGCTCGCATCTCATCCAGCACCAGATCATCCACACCGGTGAGAAGCCCTACACCTGCCCCTCGTGCTGGAAGAGCTTCAGCCACCACTCGACACTGATCCAACACCAGCGCATCCACACTGGTGAGAAGCCCTACGTGTGTGACCGCTGTGCCAAGCGCTTCACGCGCCGCTCGGACCTGGTCACACATCAGGGCACCCACACTGGTGCCAAGCCGCACAAGTGCCCCATCTGCGGCAAGTGCTTCACACAGAGCTCAGCCCTGGTCACCCACCAGCGTACCCACACTGGCGTCAAGCCCTACCCTTGCCCAGAGTGTGGCAAGTGTTTTAGCCAGCGCTCCAACCTCATCGCACACAACCGCACGCATACAGGCGAGAAGCCCTACCACTGCCTCGACTGCGGCAAGAGCTTCAGCCACAGCTCTCACCTCACTGCCCACCAGCGCACCCACCGCGGTGTGCGGCCCTACTCCTGCCCACTCTGCGGCAAGAGCTTCAGCCGGCGCTCCAATCTCCACCGGCATGAGAAGATCCACACCACTGGTCCCAAGGCCCTGGCTATGCTGATGCTGGGAGCTGCAGCTGCTGGGGCTCTGGCTGCACCCCCACCTGCTCCCACCTAG
- the Znf213 gene encoding zinc finger protein 213, with product MASPWEHQDQAPEEGEGLLIVKVEDSSWEQESIQQEDSKDSEACRQRFRQFCYGDVGGPHEAFSQLWELCCRWLRPELHTKEQILERLVLEQFLTVLPGEIQAQVRGQLPGSGEEAVALVEDLQKQPVKAWLQDVPSEEVEPESADQRSQARGPLLMVGAWSQPPVPQEQHSHNAQLPASLKEDNTRETTDACFASGVHGPVALGDIPFYFSREEWGSLDPAQRNLFWDIKRENSRNAALGLGLKSQSSKTQLEEAVLVLPRQTGSEVSVSWSPEEAEAWESENRPGAAVGPLVGVRRGRPPTRRRQFRDLAAEKPHSCGQCGKRFRWGSDLARHQRTHTGEKPHKCPECDKSFRSSSDLVRHQGVHTGEKPFSCSECGKSFSRSAYLADHQRIHTGEKPFGCSDCGKSFSLRSYLLDHRRVHTGERPFGCGECDKSFKQRAHLIAHQSLHAKMAQPVG from the exons ATGGCATCCCCCTGGGAGCACCAGGACCAGGCTCCTGAGGAGGGAGAAGGACTTCTGATTGTGAAGGTGGAAGATTCCTCCTGGGAGCAAGAATCTATCCAGCAGGAAGACAGCAAGGATTCTGAGGCCTGCCGCCAGCGCTTTCGTCAGTTCTGCTATGGGGATGTGGGTGGGCCGCATGAAGCCTTCAGCCAGCTCTGGGAGCTCTGCTGCCGTTGGCTTAGGCCTGAACTGCACACCAAGGAGCAGATTCTGGAGCGGTTGGTGCTGGAGCAGTTTCTGACAGTGTTGCCAGGGGAGATCCAGGCCCAGGTGCGGGGACAGCTCCCAGGGAGTGGCGAGGAAGCTGTGGCCTTGGTGGAAGACCTACAGAAGCAGCCAGTGAAAGCCTGGCTGCAG GATGTGCCCTCAGAGGAGGTGGAACCTGAGTCTGCAGACCAGAGATCCCAGGCCAGGGGGCCTCTGCTGATGGTGGGGGCATGGAGCCAGCCGCCTGTACCCCAGGAGCAGCATAGCCACAATG cCCAGCTTCCTGCTTCTCTTAAAGAGGATAATACCAGAGAGACCACAGATGCCTGCTTTGCCTCTGGGGTCCAT GGACCTGTGGCATTGGGAGACATTCCCTTCTATTTCTCACGGGAAGAATGGGGTTCTCTGGACCCTGCCCAAAGGAATCTCTTCTGGGACATAAAGCGGGAGAATTCCCGGAATGCTGCCCTGG GTTTGGGGCTCAAAAGCCAGAGCTCGAAGACCCAGCTGGAGGAGGCAGTGCTGGTGCTTCCGCGCCAGACAGGCAGTGAGGTATCTGTATCCTGGAGCCCGGAAGAGGCTGAGGCCTGGGAGAGTGAGAACCGGCCAGGAGCAGCTGTAGGCCCCCTGGTAGGGGTACGTCGGGGTCGGCCACCTACTCGCAGGCGTCAGTTTCGGGACCTAGCTGCAGAGAAGCCTCACAGCTGCGGGCAGTGCGGTAAGCGCTTCCGCTGGGGCTCGGACCTGGCACGGCACCAACGCACACACACAGGTGAAAAGCCACACAAGTGCCCAGAGTGCGACAAGAGCTTCCGCAGCTCCTCTGACCTAGTGCGTCACCAGGGTGTGCACACAGGTGAGAAGCCCTTCTCCTGCTCTGAGTGTGGCAAGAGCTTCAGCCGCAGCGCCTACCTGGCAGACCACCAACGCATCCACACGGGCGAGAAGCCCTTTGGCTGCAGTGACTGTGGTAAGAGCTTCTCCCTGCGCTCCTACCTGTTGGACCACCGGCGTGTTCACACTGGCGAGCGGCCCTTCGGCTGTGGCGAGTGTGACAAGAGCTTCAAGCAGCGTGCTCACCTCATTGCCCACCAGAGCCTGCACGCCAAGATGGCCCAGCCCGTGGGGTGA